A region from the Terriglobales bacterium genome encodes:
- the aroE gene encoding shikimate dehydrogenase — MPTTSKSVIPEVTPRFNPRLLRLPRVCVALIGATPTELAQKAEAVVRENPFIEFRLDYLSRPGSAFPILKSFLEFHPEAIAIATCRRVKSGGKFRGSIQSEVEILLKAADMGCQLVDLDIQSAKKLKPAELQKIRQKAALILSFHDFRSTRKLDETFAEMERIPSDYIKIISTATNLYDNVIMMKFLERTSEKRSMVGVCMGEQGIISRILGLRAGSQFTFASATPGEETAPGQVTGRTLRETYRVEQVDAATKVYGVVGDPVSHSLSPIMMNTALRRESINAVYLHLHAHTLKDLMNCVRAIPIHGLSITMPFKEGIMEYLDNTDPLSAKVGACNTVVRSQEGKLYGFNTDVFGVLRPLEQRITLENARVLVLGAGGAARAAVFGLRERNAQVFILNRTAGPAEKLARQAKAKIIQRSALKKLDFDVIINATPVGMDELPSKKNDDAPLNEHEIKARYLMEMIYNPIETRLVKMARAKGVHIISGVEMFVHQGARQFEIWTGKPAPFEEMYRVVLASLARRAAIAAALKNSSKRHK, encoded by the coding sequence ATGCCAACTACCAGTAAATCGGTCATTCCTGAGGTAACGCCTCGGTTCAATCCGCGGTTGTTGCGCCTGCCGCGCGTCTGCGTGGCCCTCATTGGGGCCACTCCCACGGAGTTGGCGCAAAAAGCAGAAGCGGTAGTCCGCGAGAACCCCTTTATTGAGTTCCGCCTCGATTATCTTTCGCGGCCAGGATCGGCTTTTCCCATACTTAAAAGCTTCCTGGAGTTTCACCCCGAAGCCATTGCTATTGCCACTTGCCGGCGGGTGAAAAGCGGGGGCAAATTCCGGGGTTCGATCCAGTCGGAAGTGGAGATTTTGCTGAAAGCCGCTGACATGGGCTGCCAGCTCGTTGACCTCGACATCCAGAGTGCCAAGAAGCTCAAACCGGCCGAGCTTCAAAAAATCCGCCAAAAGGCTGCGCTCATTCTCTCATTCCACGATTTTCGCTCGACCAGGAAACTCGATGAGACCTTTGCCGAGATGGAGCGCATTCCGTCCGACTACATCAAGATCATCAGCACGGCCACCAACCTCTACGACAACGTAATCATGATGAAATTCCTGGAGCGCACCAGCGAGAAGCGCTCCATGGTGGGCGTTTGCATGGGCGAGCAGGGAATCATCAGCCGTATTCTGGGGTTGCGTGCCGGCAGCCAATTCACCTTCGCTTCCGCCACTCCTGGGGAAGAGACCGCTCCCGGGCAGGTTACCGGCCGCACGCTGCGCGAAACCTACCGCGTGGAGCAGGTGGATGCTGCCACCAAAGTTTACGGCGTTGTCGGGGATCCAGTATCGCACTCACTGTCACCCATCATGATGAATACCGCCCTGCGCCGCGAGAGCATTAATGCCGTCTACTTGCACTTGCACGCGCATACGCTGAAAGACCTGATGAATTGCGTGCGTGCAATTCCCATTCACGGCCTCAGCATCACCATGCCTTTCAAAGAAGGCATCATGGAGTATCTGGATAACACCGACCCGTTGAGTGCCAAGGTCGGCGCCTGCAATACCGTGGTCCGGTCGCAGGAAGGCAAGCTCTACGGCTTCAATACCGACGTGTTTGGCGTACTGCGCCCGCTCGAGCAGCGCATCACCCTTGAGAATGCCCGGGTTCTCGTGCTCGGTGCTGGTGGCGCCGCGCGCGCGGCGGTCTTCGGACTGCGCGAACGCAATGCCCAGGTTTTTATCCTGAACCGTACCGCTGGTCCGGCGGAAAAACTCGCCCGCCAAGCCAAGGCAAAAATCATCCAGCGCTCAGCCCTTAAGAAATTGGATTTTGACGTCATCATCAATGCCACTCCCGTGGGTATGGATGAGCTGCCCTCGAAGAAGAACGATGATGCTCCACTCAATGAACACGAGATCAAGGCCAGATATTTGATGGAGATGATTTACAACCCGATTGAAACTCGCCTGGTCAAGATGGCCCGTGCCAAGGGTGTCCACATTATCTCTGGCGTGGAGATGTTTGTGCACCAGGGCGCCCGCCAGTTCGAGATTTGGACCGGCAAGCCCGCTCCCTTTGAAGAAATGTACCGTGTAGTGCTCGCCTCGCTCGCCCGTCGCGCGGCGATTGCGGCGGCCCTAAAAAATTCCTCAAAACGCCACAAGTAA
- a CDS encoding OmpA family protein, which translates to MKKTGFGLFILAFAVLAGGQQALAQQPASQPQQPPASLQQGTQDQLPPPPPQAVVSRTNLVEKVDAPTYSDVNCAGFITNQQVPEGTYITAGWDTPFETRFSEGKYAYLTGSGFQEGQQYSIIRKLRDPNRWEAFKGQHGAVAEAGQPYAEVGHMTIVQGGVRGNTAIGLITFACDGIVPHDLAIPYVERVVPKYKDPGPFDPFAPVNGKTTGRIILAKDWDLLAGKGRIVYLNIGADKGVKVGDYFHTTRLYSDIAKDAADSLTFKASTLEDTQALPNVPSSKINELPRRSLGNLMIVSVSPKSSTGIITFSLEDIKVGDGVEMFEPPPPPPPPAAVSTVPTINCTPNPATVKRGESSTITCDASSPDNHPLTFSYSTSAGRLTPRDNTAVLDTSDVQPGPVGVTGTVTDDRNQTASSTANVDVEAPPAAPTPTSQTVNFKRNSAYVDNKAKAILDGVALQLQQQADATAVVIGHSDAGERKTLAALRATNVKNYLVGKGIDPKRIETRTSASPSGTAEVWILPAGTTVPAEAAPAEPTPAPVTPAPATTKKRSRKKPATTPPPQ; encoded by the coding sequence ATGAAAAAAACCGGTTTTGGGCTGTTTATTCTGGCCTTTGCAGTGCTTGCTGGGGGGCAGCAAGCGCTCGCGCAACAGCCAGCATCGCAGCCGCAACAGCCCCCTGCCTCACTACAGCAGGGTACACAGGACCAACTGCCTCCTCCGCCTCCGCAGGCTGTGGTCTCCAGGACCAATCTGGTGGAAAAAGTGGATGCCCCCACTTATAGCGACGTCAATTGCGCCGGATTCATTACCAACCAGCAGGTCCCGGAAGGAACCTACATAACGGCCGGGTGGGACACACCCTTTGAGACTCGCTTCAGCGAGGGAAAGTACGCCTATCTGACTGGCAGCGGGTTCCAGGAAGGCCAGCAATATTCCATTATCCGCAAGCTTAGAGACCCCAACCGCTGGGAGGCCTTTAAGGGCCAGCACGGCGCGGTTGCTGAAGCGGGCCAGCCCTACGCCGAGGTCGGGCATATGACGATTGTCCAGGGAGGGGTTCGAGGCAATACCGCCATTGGGCTGATTACTTTTGCTTGCGACGGAATTGTGCCGCATGATCTTGCCATCCCTTATGTGGAGCGGGTGGTGCCAAAGTACAAAGACCCAGGACCTTTTGACCCTTTTGCACCCGTGAACGGTAAAACAACGGGAAGAATTATTCTGGCGAAAGATTGGGACCTGCTCGCAGGCAAAGGGCGCATTGTCTATCTTAATATCGGAGCAGACAAAGGAGTAAAAGTGGGCGATTACTTCCACACGACCCGCCTTTATAGCGATATTGCCAAGGATGCTGCTGATAGTCTTACATTTAAGGCTTCCACACTTGAAGATACGCAAGCCCTGCCCAATGTACCCAGCTCCAAGATCAACGAACTGCCACGGCGCTCGCTGGGAAATCTGATGATAGTGAGTGTGAGCCCCAAGAGTTCCACGGGCATCATTACATTCTCTCTGGAAGACATTAAAGTCGGCGATGGCGTAGAAATGTTCGAACCACCGCCGCCACCACCGCCGCCAGCGGCTGTTTCTACAGTTCCGACCATCAATTGCACTCCGAATCCGGCCACGGTAAAACGCGGCGAGAGTTCGACAATCACCTGCGATGCCTCCAGTCCGGATAACCATCCGCTGACGTTCTCCTACAGCACTTCAGCGGGACGGTTGACGCCACGGGACAACACCGCCGTGCTGGATACCTCGGACGTTCAACCCGGACCTGTAGGTGTAACCGGAACCGTGACCGATGACCGCAATCAGACGGCAAGCTCAACTGCAAACGTGGACGTAGAAGCTCCGCCAGCGGCGCCGACGCCTACTTCGCAGACGGTCAATTTCAAACGAAACAGCGCTTACGTTGATAACAAGGCCAAGGCTATTCTGGATGGTGTTGCCTTGCAGCTCCAACAGCAAGCCGATGCAACCGCGGTTGTCATAGGCCATTCGGATGCTGGGGAACGTAAGACCCTGGCAGCGTTGCGGGCCACCAATGTCAAGAATTACCTCGTCGGTAAAGGCATTGACCCCAAGCGGATTGAAACCCGCACGAGTGCGAGCCCGAGCGGCACGGCTGAAGTCTGGATATTGCCAGCGGGCACAACAGTTCCAGCAGAAGCTGCTCCGGCAGAGCCAACGCCTGCGCCTGTAACACCTGCACCGGCAACAACCAAGAAGAGGAGCAGGAAGAAGCCTGCCACCACGCCACCACCACAGTAA
- a CDS encoding M13 family metallopeptidase, translated as MRWKIFFAVTLLSIATAVAQSGGAANQNSSKSSFTASPGEMASQASAPASNPVARPKSFDLGAMDKSVDPCEDFFEYACGTWRKNNPIPADQARWGRFNELAEYNRQLLHEILEKASTNGPKHDPVTQKIGDFYASCMDEKTVNAQGSAPVKPLLDRIAAISNKDELVKTIAYMHSLGINALFNFGAQPDLHNASMQIAGVFQGGLGLPDRDYYIKDDPKSQEAREKYQAHVTNMLKLLGDDDATAQKETQTIMAIETKLAQAEFDRVKMRNPENRDHKMAVTQLATLAPNFEFPRFFASTGAPSFTDVNVAPPDFFKQVNGVIDSVPIDDWKAYLRWHAVHSVAPTLSQPFVEENFSFYGKYLLGQKELQARWKRCVLLTDQQLGEALGQLYIAQAFGKEGKDRMLRMVNALEEALGSDIQDLPWMTADTRKQAEVKLKAITNKIGYPDNWRDYSKVKIVRGNLLGNFWQARSFEIRRDWNKIGKPLDKKEWGMTPPTVNAYYSSSENDINFPAGILQPPFFDQAEDDAVNFGGIGVVIGHELTHGFDDQGSKFDGSGNLTNWWTEADRKEFDKRTGCIADEYSSFNPVADVHLNGKLTLGENTADNGGLRIALMALRKALAADPNNPANQNKNGFTPEQRYFLGFAQVWCENRTEESQRLLAKTDPHSPGRYRVIGSVQNSADFQKAFSCKSGQKMVSENACHVW; from the coding sequence ATGCGTTGGAAAATTTTTTTCGCAGTAACTCTCCTGAGCATTGCAACCGCGGTCGCGCAGAGTGGAGGCGCGGCCAATCAGAACTCATCCAAGAGTTCTTTCACCGCCAGCCCTGGCGAGATGGCTTCGCAAGCCTCTGCGCCGGCTTCCAACCCGGTCGCACGTCCCAAATCTTTTGATCTCGGGGCCATGGATAAATCCGTGGACCCCTGCGAAGACTTCTTCGAATATGCTTGCGGAACATGGCGCAAGAACAATCCCATTCCGGCGGACCAGGCGCGTTGGGGCCGTTTTAATGAATTGGCCGAATACAACCGCCAGCTCCTGCACGAGATCCTGGAAAAAGCTTCCACCAACGGTCCCAAACATGACCCGGTCACGCAGAAGATCGGCGATTTTTATGCGTCCTGCATGGATGAAAAGACCGTCAACGCGCAGGGCAGCGCCCCAGTCAAGCCACTGCTCGATCGCATCGCCGCCATTTCCAATAAAGACGAACTGGTGAAAACCATCGCGTACATGCACTCTCTGGGTATCAACGCACTCTTCAACTTTGGCGCCCAGCCTGATTTGCACAATGCCAGCATGCAGATTGCCGGCGTGTTTCAAGGTGGGCTCGGACTTCCCGACCGCGATTACTACATCAAAGATGATCCCAAGTCGCAAGAGGCCCGCGAGAAATATCAGGCGCACGTCACCAACATGCTGAAGCTCCTCGGCGATGACGATGCCACCGCGCAAAAAGAGACCCAGACTATTATGGCCATTGAGACCAAGCTGGCCCAGGCTGAGTTTGATCGGGTGAAGATGCGCAATCCCGAGAACCGCGACCACAAAATGGCAGTCACGCAACTGGCTACGCTGGCTCCTAACTTTGAATTCCCGCGTTTCTTTGCGTCTACGGGCGCACCGTCATTTACCGATGTCAACGTGGCTCCTCCCGATTTCTTCAAACAGGTGAATGGAGTAATTGATTCCGTGCCGATTGACGATTGGAAAGCATATCTGCGATGGCACGCCGTTCACTCCGTTGCTCCCACGCTTTCCCAACCCTTCGTCGAGGAAAACTTCAGCTTCTATGGGAAATATCTCTTAGGCCAGAAGGAGCTTCAGGCGCGATGGAAACGCTGCGTCCTGTTGACCGATCAACAACTGGGAGAAGCGCTGGGCCAGCTTTATATCGCCCAGGCTTTTGGCAAAGAAGGCAAGGACCGCATGTTGAGGATGGTGAACGCCCTGGAGGAAGCTCTGGGCTCCGATATCCAGGACCTGCCCTGGATGACCGCGGACACCAGGAAACAGGCGGAAGTGAAGCTGAAGGCCATCACCAACAAGATCGGCTATCCCGACAATTGGCGCGACTACAGCAAGGTAAAGATTGTGCGTGGCAATCTGTTGGGCAACTTCTGGCAGGCACGCTCTTTTGAGATACGCCGTGACTGGAACAAGATTGGCAAGCCGCTCGACAAGAAAGAATGGGGAATGACACCGCCAACCGTGAATGCCTATTACAGCTCGTCGGAAAACGATATCAACTTTCCCGCCGGCATCTTGCAGCCGCCATTCTTCGATCAGGCTGAAGACGACGCCGTGAACTTTGGCGGCATCGGCGTGGTGATTGGCCATGAGTTGACGCATGGTTTTGACGATCAAGGCAGCAAATTTGATGGCAGCGGCAACCTGACCAACTGGTGGACCGAAGCCGATCGGAAAGAATTCGACAAACGTACTGGTTGCATCGCTGACGAGTACAGCTCATTTAATCCTGTGGCTGATGTTCATCTCAATGGCAAGCTGACACTGGGCGAAAACACCGCCGACAATGGCGGTCTGCGCATTGCCTTGATGGCCCTGCGCAAGGCCTTGGCTGCGGATCCCAATAACCCCGCGAACCAAAACAAAAACGGCTTTACTCCTGAGCAGCGCTATTTCCTGGGATTTGCCCAGGTCTGGTGTGAAAATCGCACAGAAGAAAGTCAGCGGTTGTTGGCTAAAACTGATCCGCATTCTCCAGGACGTTACCGTGTAATCGGGTCGGTGCAGAACAGTGCTGATTTCCAGAAGGCCTTCAGTTGCAAGTCTGGCCAGAAGATGGTCAGTGAGAACGCCTGCCACGTCTGGTAG
- a CDS encoding GAF domain-containing SpoIIE family protein phosphatase, protein MNPTAAHKSAAGPKATRKDYVTAFGQAVTRFNSKDSGDKVLSLVPELLVADFESLRSELWLWDSASNSARLAHAAGVEGEKQRQNAVFGKGAIGKVLEARQSLVSKALNSFPGPGSDPEFASRTGLHTISAYPLIVRGELIGVLANYTKELPDPELLSWWQLYSEVCSVAVQEAISSAESRKTITQLSLLFEATRLLNSTLDLAELLELILKLARTELKADRGSVFLADHKTKELWSIVASGLEHEEIRIPVGRGVAGTVAQTGEIINVEDAYSLPYFDSSYDKKFGYTTRSLLCLPIRHFDGQVVGVIQLLNKCGSSKFTSDDVDFLNKLSGHMAMALEKARLHREIVEKQRLEKEMALARNIQRSLLPEAPPVVPGYELAVLNEPCFEVGGDYYDFLNLGPQTLLLVIADVEGKGVSSALIMSNLQATLRALVMHLHSLEVLALSLNEMIYNDTKSEKYLSIFLGLVDTRRGGLHYINAGHVPPILINGETGAYKLLEEGGTVVGLFPHTEYNRGSATLAPGDVLVCCTDGILEAMNAKEDEYGNERLAECVARHRTKPAQAIVDAVQAEVNEFSRSGTHIDDKVLMIVKVVKAGLLEAASTKKIN, encoded by the coding sequence TTGAATCCAACTGCCGCACACAAGAGCGCTGCCGGCCCCAAGGCCACACGCAAAGATTACGTCACCGCTTTTGGACAAGCCGTGACGCGGTTTAACTCCAAGGATTCAGGCGATAAAGTTTTGTCGTTGGTTCCCGAACTCTTGGTGGCTGATTTCGAATCGCTGCGCTCCGAGCTTTGGCTGTGGGATAGCGCCTCCAACTCAGCACGCCTGGCTCATGCTGCAGGAGTAGAAGGCGAAAAACAACGCCAAAACGCCGTCTTCGGCAAGGGAGCGATCGGCAAAGTGTTGGAAGCTCGCCAGTCTCTCGTGAGCAAGGCGTTGAATTCTTTCCCTGGCCCTGGCTCTGATCCGGAATTTGCTTCTCGCACTGGGTTGCATACCATTTCTGCTTATCCCCTGATTGTTCGCGGCGAGTTGATCGGTGTTCTGGCCAATTACACCAAGGAGTTGCCCGATCCAGAGCTGCTGAGCTGGTGGCAGCTCTACTCCGAAGTTTGCAGCGTGGCCGTACAAGAAGCGATCAGTTCCGCCGAGAGCCGCAAGACCATTACTCAACTCTCGCTCTTGTTCGAAGCTACCCGCCTGCTCAATTCCACCCTTGATCTTGCCGAGCTGTTGGAATTGATTCTTAAGCTTGCTCGCACCGAACTGAAAGCCGACCGTGGGTCGGTGTTCCTGGCAGATCATAAGACGAAAGAGCTGTGGTCCATCGTGGCTTCCGGCCTCGAGCATGAAGAGATTCGCATACCTGTAGGCCGCGGTGTGGCGGGCACGGTGGCGCAGACGGGCGAGATCATCAATGTGGAAGACGCCTACAGTCTCCCTTACTTCGATTCCAGCTATGACAAGAAGTTTGGTTACACCACACGTTCATTGCTCTGCCTGCCGATCCGCCATTTTGATGGACAAGTCGTCGGTGTGATCCAGTTGCTCAACAAATGCGGCAGCAGCAAATTCACCAGCGATGATGTTGATTTCCTCAACAAACTTTCCGGCCACATGGCCATGGCACTGGAAAAGGCGCGCCTGCATCGCGAAATCGTGGAGAAGCAACGCCTGGAAAAAGAAATGGCGCTGGCGCGGAACATCCAGAGGAGCCTGCTGCCTGAGGCCCCACCGGTGGTCCCCGGATACGAACTCGCCGTTCTGAATGAACCTTGCTTTGAAGTAGGGGGCGACTACTATGATTTTCTCAACCTGGGACCGCAGACCCTGCTGCTGGTGATTGCCGATGTCGAGGGCAAGGGCGTCTCCTCGGCGTTGATCATGAGCAATCTGCAGGCGACCTTGCGTGCCCTGGTGATGCATTTGCACTCGCTGGAGGTCCTGGCGCTCTCTCTGAACGAGATGATCTACAACGACACCAAATCTGAAAAATATCTGAGCATCTTTCTCGGTTTGGTGGATACACGCCGCGGCGGCCTGCATTACATTAACGCCGGCCACGTTCCGCCCATTCTGATCAACGGTGAGACCGGCGCGTACAAGCTCTTAGAGGAGGGCGGCACTGTGGTGGGATTGTTCCCTCACACCGAATACAATCGCGGATCGGCAACTCTTGCGCCCGGCGATGTGCTGGTCTGCTGCACCGATGGAATCCTCGAAGCCATGAATGCCAAAGAAGATGAATACGGCAACGAGCGCCTGGCAGAGTGCGTGGCCCGCCATCGCACCAAACCGGCGCAAGCCATCGTGGATGCCGTGCAGGCGGAAGTCAACGAATTCTCGCGCAGCGGAACTCACATAGACGACAAAGTCCTGATGATTGTGAAGGTGGTCAAGGCAGGATTGCTGGAAGCCGCCTCCACTAAAAAAATCAATTAG
- a CDS encoding type II toxin-antitoxin system RelE/ParE family toxin gives MDYRLLYTQRALNDLAEIIGHIASDDPEAVFRFGSSLLDHVNLLTRFPRMGGIVRKRSRVRKLLHSPILVYYEDHEDKRLIEILHFRHGARKQPKSEINPKRG, from the coding sequence GTGGATTACCGCCTCCTCTACACGCAAAGGGCGCTGAACGATCTTGCTGAAATCATCGGCCACATCGCCTCCGATGACCCAGAGGCGGTTTTCCGTTTTGGCAGCTCTTTGTTAGACCACGTTAATCTGCTGACTCGCTTTCCACGCATGGGCGGCATTGTTCGAAAACGGTCGCGAGTGCGAAAACTGCTGCATAGCCCAATTCTGGTTTATTACGAAGATCACGAAGATAAACGCCTGATAGAAATTTTGCACTTTCGCCATGGAGCGCGGAAGCAACCGAAGTCTGAAATCAATCCAAAACGTGGTTAA
- a CDS encoding adenine phosphoribosyltransferase: MQTKAVTNCDHLKKLIREVPDFPKKGILFYDITTLLKDKLGFATLIDALSEYYLNRNIDLVLGIEARGFIFGPALAYRLNAGFVPVRKPKKLPAETAKVTYDLEYGSDTLEVHKDAIRPGQRVLIVDDLLATGGTACATVQLVKSLGGEIAGLGFVVELDFLKGRDKLAQHDVFALLHYDQ, translated from the coding sequence ATGCAAACCAAGGCCGTGACAAATTGTGACCATTTAAAGAAACTGATTCGCGAAGTCCCGGACTTCCCCAAGAAGGGCATTCTCTTTTACGACATCACGACGCTGCTCAAAGACAAGCTGGGGTTTGCTACGCTGATTGACGCTCTCTCCGAGTATTACCTCAACCGGAATATTGATCTGGTGCTGGGCATCGAAGCGCGCGGCTTTATCTTCGGACCAGCCCTGGCCTACCGCCTGAACGCGGGCTTTGTGCCCGTGCGCAAACCCAAGAAGCTTCCCGCCGAGACCGCCAAGGTGACCTACGACCTGGAATACGGCAGCGACACACTGGAAGTGCACAAAGATGCCATCCGCCCCGGCCAGAGAGTGCTGATTGTGGATGACCTGCTCGCCACCGGCGGTACAGCTTGCGCAACCGTGCAACTGGTCAAATCCCTGGGTGGAGAGATTGCAGGCCTGGGGTTCGTGGTTGAACTCGACTTCCTGAAAGGCCGCGACAAGCTGGCTCAACACGATGTTTTTGCTCTGCTGCACTACGACCAGTAG
- a CDS encoding acylphosphatase has product MASNLITKRYVVRGRVQGVGFRWFVQREAEALDLSGWVRNTPDGAVEVLASGSEQQLAALEAKLKQGPRAARVDGVEESVAQAPPNLRSFHIEGAW; this is encoded by the coding sequence ATGGCGAGCAACCTGATCACAAAGCGTTATGTGGTTCGCGGCCGGGTGCAGGGAGTGGGCTTCCGCTGGTTTGTGCAGCGGGAAGCCGAAGCGCTGGACCTGTCAGGCTGGGTGCGCAATACTCCCGATGGTGCTGTAGAAGTTCTGGCCAGCGGCAGCGAGCAGCAACTTGCTGCTTTGGAGGCCAAACTCAAACAGGGTCCCAGGGCCGCTCGCGTAGACGGCGTGGAAGAGAGCGTGGCCCAGGCGCCTCCAAATCTCAGAAGCTTCCACATTGAAGGTGCCTGGTAA
- the efp gene encoding elongation factor P, whose product MSIPATQLRPGMIIKHNNDLHAVFSVEHRTPGNLRAFIQAKLRNLRTGAMFEHRFRSPDPIDKIVVDEVEMEFLYADGGDYYFMNTETFEQLHLNKDVLGDSTDYLTPNLQIKIEFYDGKAVGVELPQIVELTVVETEPGLKSATASSVTKPAKLETGVVVQVPPFINEGEKIRVDTAEGAYLSRA is encoded by the coding sequence ATGTCAATTCCAGCAACCCAGTTGCGCCCAGGGATGATCATCAAGCACAACAATGACCTGCATGCGGTCTTCAGCGTCGAGCACCGCACGCCCGGCAACCTGCGCGCCTTCATTCAAGCCAAGCTGCGCAACCTGCGCACTGGCGCCATGTTCGAGCACCGCTTCCGTTCGCCTGACCCAATTGACAAAATTGTGGTCGATGAGGTGGAAATGGAGTTCCTATACGCCGATGGCGGAGATTATTACTTCATGAACACCGAGACCTTCGAGCAACTCCACCTGAACAAGGATGTGCTGGGAGACTCCACTGACTACCTCACGCCCAACCTCCAAATCAAAATAGAGTTTTATGACGGCAAGGCCGTGGGCGTGGAACTTCCGCAAATTGTGGAGCTGACCGTCGTCGAAACCGAACCTGGGTTGAAGAGTGCTACCGCCAGCAGCGTTACCAAGCCCGCCAAGCTCGAAACCGGCGTGGTGGTGCAGGTGCCTCCGTTCATTAATGAAGGCGAAAAAATCCGCGTGGATACCGCCGAAGGCGCATATCTGTCGCGAGCATAG
- a CDS encoding YtxH domain-containing protein, which yields MTNYEHTSECEPNEQRGSGVGLGITLLLIGVGAGALTALLLAPRSGRQTRRMLRRKYEDAMETLNERADEWKERGAEWAETARGWVGSAKEAAENATEKIRPVIKEVKR from the coding sequence ATGACCAACTACGAACATACTAGCGAATGCGAACCCAACGAACAACGAGGCAGCGGAGTAGGACTGGGCATTACCTTGCTGTTGATCGGGGTGGGAGCTGGCGCGCTGACTGCCCTGTTGCTGGCGCCGCGCTCCGGACGCCAGACCCGGCGCATGTTGCGGCGCAAATACGAGGACGCTATGGAGACGCTGAACGAACGGGCCGATGAGTGGAAAGAGCGCGGCGCCGAGTGGGCAGAAACTGCACGCGGCTGGGTTGGCTCGGCCAAAGAAGCGGCCGAAAACGCCACTGAAAAAATCAGGCCGGTTATTAAAGAGGTAAAAAGATAA
- a CDS encoding TonB family protein, whose protein sequence is MQIPTSSAPRAQQHILPSLFGINHSSAARSTKILWSVALHGSILLLLLWLSQVALWRINKANTTPYHISAVIFAPSSSGGGAHSLLAPSRGALPQTRPQQITPPTTRTVERPPLPMEQSIAAPVIKTDDKPVGDPFHGVLGLPSDGPGQGGGIGTGCCGSIGSGIGDYPAAGKGGVSIPRVIYDPDPDYTDAARLNKLQGTVGLWVIVGADGHVQDIHLRRGLGYGLDERAIAAVRTWRFEPARKDGQPIAVRVSVDVDFRMY, encoded by the coding sequence ATGCAGATCCCTACCAGCTCGGCGCCGCGGGCACAGCAGCATATTTTGCCGAGCCTTTTTGGGATCAATCATTCCAGTGCCGCCCGCTCCACCAAAATCCTCTGGTCGGTGGCCTTGCATGGATCAATACTTTTACTGTTGCTTTGGCTTAGTCAGGTAGCACTGTGGCGCATCAACAAGGCCAATACCACCCCTTATCACATATCGGCTGTGATCTTCGCTCCCAGCTCGAGTGGCGGCGGGGCGCATAGCCTGCTGGCGCCTTCACGCGGAGCGCTACCGCAGACTCGTCCACAGCAAATTACCCCGCCTACAACGCGAACTGTAGAGCGCCCGCCCTTGCCTATGGAACAGAGTATTGCGGCTCCTGTGATCAAAACCGACGACAAGCCGGTAGGAGATCCTTTTCACGGCGTGCTGGGCCTGCCTTCCGACGGGCCCGGACAGGGTGGTGGCATCGGCACCGGGTGCTGTGGCAGCATTGGTTCCGGCATCGGTGATTATCCCGCAGCCGGGAAGGGTGGCGTGTCAATTCCCAGGGTTATTTACGATCCTGACCCGGACTATACCGATGCAGCCCGCCTCAACAAGCTGCAGGGCACGGTGGGATTGTGGGTCATCGTGGGCGCAGATGGCCACGTACAAGATATTCACTTGCGGCGCGGCTTAGGATATGGCCTGGATGAACGAGCTATTGCCGCGGTCCGCACCTGGCGCTTCGAGCCGGCCCGCAAAGACGGGCAACCCATAGCCGTGCGAGTGAGTGTCGACGTGGATTTTCGGATGTATTGA